A stretch of the Lolium perenne isolate Kyuss_39 chromosome 3, Kyuss_2.0, whole genome shotgun sequence genome encodes the following:
- the LOC139838008 gene encoding uncharacterized protein, which produces MDVRSLRAYGDSQLIVRQVNGIYEVRKPELVPYYNAARDLMGKFLQVEVLHVPRSRNAPADALAKLAAALVLPDDKSMQVMVEERCLLPAVLELIPPEYEVNSITTNVVEEDEWLQPFLDYFKHGSLPDNPVKRRQLQR; this is translated from the coding sequence ATGGATGTCCGTTCTTTACGGGCCTATGGAGATTCTCAGCTCATCGTCAGGCAGGTCAACGGTATCTATGAAGTACGCAAGCCTGAACTAGTGCCGTACTACAATGCGGCCCGGGATCTCATGGGGAAATTTCTCCAGGTTGAAGTTCTCCATGTGCCACGAAGTAGAAATGCGCCTGCAGACGCCTTGGCGAAACTAGCGGCAGCACTGGTGCTTCCAGATGATAAATCCATGCAGGTGATGGTCGAAGAAAGGTGCCTTCTTCCCGCTGTTTTGGAACTCATCCCGCCGGAGTATGAAGTCAACTCTATCACAACAAACGTGGTGGAAGAGGATGAGTGGCTGCAACCCTTCCTCGACTACTTCAAGCACGGCAGCCTCCCCGACAACCCCGTCAAGAGGCGCCAACTCCAAAGATGA